A genomic segment from Chanos chanos chromosome 2, fChaCha1.1, whole genome shotgun sequence encodes:
- the csnk1a1 gene encoding casein kinase I isoform X5, with the protein MASSSGSKAEFIVGGKYKLVRKIGSGSFGDIYLAINITNGEEVAVKLESQKARHPQLLYESKLYKILQGGVGIPHIRWYGQEKDYNVLVMDLLGPSLEDLFNFCSRRFTMKTVLMLADQMISRIEYVHTKNFIHRDIKPDNFLMGIGRHCNKCLESPVGKRKRSLAVSSSQDPSFSGLNQLFLIDFGLAKKYRDNRTRQHIPYREDKNLTGTARYASINAHLGIEQSRRDDMESLGYVLMYFNRTSLPWQGLKAATKKQKYEKISEKKMSTPVEVLCKASRRSLPCI; encoded by the exons ATGGCAAGCAGCAGCGGCTCTAAAGCCGAATTTATAGTCGGTGGGAAATACAAGCTTGTTCGAAAAATTGGATCTGGATCCTTTGGTGACATATATTTGGCAATCAACATCACAAATGGAGAG GAGGTAGCTGTAAAATTGGAATCGCAGAAAGCAAGACATCCTCAGCTGTTATATGAAAGCAAATTGTACAAAATTCTTCAAGGGGGAGTCGGGATTCCACACATCAG GTGGTATGGCCAAGAAAAGGATTACAACGTCCTAGTAATGGATCTGCTGGGCCCCAGTCTGGAGGACCTCTTTAACTTCTGCTCCCGCAGATTTacaatgaaaactgttttaatgcTTGCAGATCAG atGATCAGCAGAATCGAGTATGTGCACACAAAAAATTTCATCCACAGAGATATCAAGCCAGACAACTTTTTAATGGGCATTGGACGACACTGTAACAAG tgtttagAATCTCCAGTggggaagaggaaaagaagctTGGCTGTTAGTTCTTCTCAGGATCCATCTTTCTCAGGATTAAACCAG tTGTTCCTCATTGACTTCGGTCTGGCCAAAAAGTACCGGGACAACAGGACAAGACAGCACATACCttacagagaagacaaaaacctGACGGGGACAGCTCGCTATGCCAGCATCAACGCACATCTGGGCATTGAACAGAG TCGTCGGGACGACATGGAGTCTCTAGGATATGTGCTCATGTATTTCAACAGAACCAGTCTGCCTTGGCAGGGACTGAAG GCCgcaacaaagaaacagaagtaCGAGAAGATCAGCGAGAAAAAGATGTCGACCCCGGTGGAAGTGCTGTGCAAG GCTTCCCGGCGGAGTTTGCCATGTATCTGA
- the csnk1a1 gene encoding casein kinase I isoform X3 has product MASSSGSKAEFIVGGKYKLVRKIGSGSFGDIYLAINITNGEEVAVKLESQKARHPQLLYESKLYKILQGGVGIPHIRWYGQEKDYNVLVMDLLGPSLEDLFNFCSRRFTMKTVLMLADQMISRIEYVHTKNFIHRDIKPDNFLMGIGRHCNKCLESPVGKRKRSLAVSSSQDPSFSGLNQLFLIDFGLAKKYRDNRTRQHIPYREDKNLTGTARYASINAHLGIEQSRRDDMESLGYVLMYFNRTSLPWQGLKAATKKQKYEKISEKKMSTPVEVLCKGFPAEFAMYLNYCRGLRFEEAPDYMYLRQLFRILFRTLNHQYDYTFDWTMLKQKAAQQAASSGGQGQQAQTPTGF; this is encoded by the exons ATGGCAAGCAGCAGCGGCTCTAAAGCCGAATTTATAGTCGGTGGGAAATACAAGCTTGTTCGAAAAATTGGATCTGGATCCTTTGGTGACATATATTTGGCAATCAACATCACAAATGGAGAG GAGGTAGCTGTAAAATTGGAATCGCAGAAAGCAAGACATCCTCAGCTGTTATATGAAAGCAAATTGTACAAAATTCTTCAAGGGGGAGTCGGGATTCCACACATCAG GTGGTATGGCCAAGAAAAGGATTACAACGTCCTAGTAATGGATCTGCTGGGCCCCAGTCTGGAGGACCTCTTTAACTTCTGCTCCCGCAGATTTacaatgaaaactgttttaatgcTTGCAGATCAG atGATCAGCAGAATCGAGTATGTGCACACAAAAAATTTCATCCACAGAGATATCAAGCCAGACAACTTTTTAATGGGCATTGGACGACACTGTAACAAG tgtttagAATCTCCAGTggggaagaggaaaagaagctTGGCTGTTAGTTCTTCTCAGGATCCATCTTTCTCAGGATTAAACCAG tTGTTCCTCATTGACTTCGGTCTGGCCAAAAAGTACCGGGACAACAGGACAAGACAGCACATACCttacagagaagacaaaaacctGACGGGGACAGCTCGCTATGCCAGCATCAACGCACATCTGGGCATTGAACAGAG TCGTCGGGACGACATGGAGTCTCTAGGATATGTGCTCATGTATTTCAACAGAACCAGTCTGCCTTGGCAGGGACTGAAG GCCgcaacaaagaaacagaagtaCGAGAAGATCAGCGAGAAAAAGATGTCGACCCCGGTGGAAGTGCTGTGCAAG GGCTTCCCGGCGGAGTTTGCCATGTATCTGAATTACTGCCGTGGGCTGCGGTTTGAGGAGGCGCCTGACTACATGTACCTGCGTCAGCTCTTCCGCATTCTCTTCAG gaCTCTGAACCACCAGTACGACTACACGTTCGACTGGACCATGCTGAAGCAGAAAGCGGCCCAACAGGCTGCCTCCTCAGGGGGACAAGGGCAGCAGGCACAGACCCCCACAG gTTTCTAA
- the csnk1a1 gene encoding casein kinase I isoform X1 — MASSSGSKAEFIVGGKYKLVRKIGSGSFGDIYLAINITNGEEVAVKLESQKARHPQLLYESKLYKILQGGVGIPHIRWYGQEKDYNVLVMDLLGPSLEDLFNFCSRRFTMKTVLMLADQMISRIEYVHTKNFIHRDIKPDNFLMGIGRHCNKCLESPVGKRKRSLAVSSSQDPSFSGLNQLFLIDFGLAKKYRDNRTRQHIPYREDKNLTGTARYASINAHLGIEQSRRDDMESLGYVLMYFNRTSLPWQGLKAATKKQKYEKISEKKMSTPVEVLCKGFPAEFAMYLNYCRGLRFEEAPDYMYLRQLFRILFRTLNHQYDYTFDWTMLKQKAAQQAASSGGQGQQAQTPTGKQTDKPKSNIKGF; from the exons ATGGCAAGCAGCAGCGGCTCTAAAGCCGAATTTATAGTCGGTGGGAAATACAAGCTTGTTCGAAAAATTGGATCTGGATCCTTTGGTGACATATATTTGGCAATCAACATCACAAATGGAGAG GAGGTAGCTGTAAAATTGGAATCGCAGAAAGCAAGACATCCTCAGCTGTTATATGAAAGCAAATTGTACAAAATTCTTCAAGGGGGAGTCGGGATTCCACACATCAG GTGGTATGGCCAAGAAAAGGATTACAACGTCCTAGTAATGGATCTGCTGGGCCCCAGTCTGGAGGACCTCTTTAACTTCTGCTCCCGCAGATTTacaatgaaaactgttttaatgcTTGCAGATCAG atGATCAGCAGAATCGAGTATGTGCACACAAAAAATTTCATCCACAGAGATATCAAGCCAGACAACTTTTTAATGGGCATTGGACGACACTGTAACAAG tgtttagAATCTCCAGTggggaagaggaaaagaagctTGGCTGTTAGTTCTTCTCAGGATCCATCTTTCTCAGGATTAAACCAG tTGTTCCTCATTGACTTCGGTCTGGCCAAAAAGTACCGGGACAACAGGACAAGACAGCACATACCttacagagaagacaaaaacctGACGGGGACAGCTCGCTATGCCAGCATCAACGCACATCTGGGCATTGAACAGAG TCGTCGGGACGACATGGAGTCTCTAGGATATGTGCTCATGTATTTCAACAGAACCAGTCTGCCTTGGCAGGGACTGAAG GCCgcaacaaagaaacagaagtaCGAGAAGATCAGCGAGAAAAAGATGTCGACCCCGGTGGAAGTGCTGTGCAAG GGCTTCCCGGCGGAGTTTGCCATGTATCTGAATTACTGCCGTGGGCTGCGGTTTGAGGAGGCGCCTGACTACATGTACCTGCGTCAGCTCTTCCGCATTCTCTTCAG gaCTCTGAACCACCAGTACGACTACACGTTCGACTGGACCATGCTGAAGCAGAAAGCGGCCCAACAGGCTGCCTCCTCAGGGGGACAAGGGCAGCAGGCACAGACCCCCACAGGCAAGCAAACTGACAAACCCAAGAGTAACATAAAAG gTTTCTAA
- the csnk1a1 gene encoding casein kinase I isoform X2, with product MASSSGSKAEFIVGGKYKLVRKIGSGSFGDIYLAINITNGEEVAVKLESQKARHPQLLYESKLYKILQGGVGIPHIRWYGQEKDYNVLVMDLLGPSLEDLFNFCSRRFTMKTVLMLADQMISRIEYVHTKNFIHRDIKPDNFLMGIGRHCNKCLESPVGKRKRSLAVSSSQDPSFSGLNQLFLIDFGLAKKYRDNRTRQHIPYREDKNLTGTARYASINAHLGIEQSRRDDMESLGYVLMYFNRTSLPWQGLKAATKKQKYEKISEKKMSTPVEVLCKGFPAEFAMYLNYCRGLRFEEAPDYMYLRQLFRILFRTLNHQYDYTFDWTMLKQKAAQQAASSGGQGQQAQTPTGKQTDKPKSNIKG from the exons ATGGCAAGCAGCAGCGGCTCTAAAGCCGAATTTATAGTCGGTGGGAAATACAAGCTTGTTCGAAAAATTGGATCTGGATCCTTTGGTGACATATATTTGGCAATCAACATCACAAATGGAGAG GAGGTAGCTGTAAAATTGGAATCGCAGAAAGCAAGACATCCTCAGCTGTTATATGAAAGCAAATTGTACAAAATTCTTCAAGGGGGAGTCGGGATTCCACACATCAG GTGGTATGGCCAAGAAAAGGATTACAACGTCCTAGTAATGGATCTGCTGGGCCCCAGTCTGGAGGACCTCTTTAACTTCTGCTCCCGCAGATTTacaatgaaaactgttttaatgcTTGCAGATCAG atGATCAGCAGAATCGAGTATGTGCACACAAAAAATTTCATCCACAGAGATATCAAGCCAGACAACTTTTTAATGGGCATTGGACGACACTGTAACAAG tgtttagAATCTCCAGTggggaagaggaaaagaagctTGGCTGTTAGTTCTTCTCAGGATCCATCTTTCTCAGGATTAAACCAG tTGTTCCTCATTGACTTCGGTCTGGCCAAAAAGTACCGGGACAACAGGACAAGACAGCACATACCttacagagaagacaaaaacctGACGGGGACAGCTCGCTATGCCAGCATCAACGCACATCTGGGCATTGAACAGAG TCGTCGGGACGACATGGAGTCTCTAGGATATGTGCTCATGTATTTCAACAGAACCAGTCTGCCTTGGCAGGGACTGAAG GCCgcaacaaagaaacagaagtaCGAGAAGATCAGCGAGAAAAAGATGTCGACCCCGGTGGAAGTGCTGTGCAAG GGCTTCCCGGCGGAGTTTGCCATGTATCTGAATTACTGCCGTGGGCTGCGGTTTGAGGAGGCGCCTGACTACATGTACCTGCGTCAGCTCTTCCGCATTCTCTTCAG gaCTCTGAACCACCAGTACGACTACACGTTCGACTGGACCATGCTGAAGCAGAAAGCGGCCCAACAGGCTGCCTCCTCAGGGGGACAAGGGCAGCAGGCACAGACCCCCACAGGCAAGCAAACTGACAAACCCAAGAGTAACATAAAAGGTTAG
- the sil1 gene encoding nucleotide exchange factor SIL1 encodes MKSSRSSCPKVALILWVVLAVVCARSEKSSSAMTVVESSDNPSEDAESRVEDEADEEDLEVFYPTDKWQTLRPGQAVPAGSHVRLNLQTGQREVKKGDEEGFKHWKDGKRQGMVNMQAPSFTAEELKEALKKFKEGAEDSTDKDKGTERDEEAVRAQFRPLEELKKDMAELDMLMETDIQVIRRLLSTYNSTNSTVEDKVAALLDLEYLVHQVDNAQNLVQMGGLRLVIDALNSTDVRLQESSAFVLGSAVSSNPTVQVEAVEGGALQKLLTLLATPRPLGVKKKVLFALASLLRHFPFAQSRFVNRGGVQVLAELFQVTGAEALRLRIITVLYDLIVEKELISQAGLDYIPDSSHQEKLRQYAQVSLSPLLAEQGWCSLVPELLDSEEHDWREKALRTLLAMMPHCRAQYQQNPSLSRTLSDLQRQYQELALSEQELGEEDGYFGEILALLDSAVSKMQQA; translated from the exons ATGAAAAGTAGTCGGAGCAGCTGTCCGAAGGTCGCGCTCATCCTTTGGGTTGTCCTCGCTGTTGTTTGCGCCAGAAGTGAAAAG TCTTCTTCGGCCATGACTGTTGTAGAGAGCTCTGACAATCCCAGCGAGGATGCAGAGTCTCGTGTCGAAGATGAAGCAGACGAGGAGGATTTGGAAGTGTTCTATCCTACAGACAAATGGCAGACTCTTAGACcag GACAAGCGGTTCCAGCTGGTTCTCACGTCAGACTCAACCTCCAGACCGGACAGAGGGAGGTTAAAAAGGGTGACGAGGAGGGCTTCAAACATtggaaagatggaaagag GCAGGGAATGGTGAACATGCAGGCACCGTCTTTTACTGCTGAGGAGCTGAAAGAAGCTCTGAAAAAGTTCAAAGAGGGGGCAGAGGACtccacagacaaagacaaaggcaCAGAGAGG GATGAAGAAGCAGTGAGGGCCCAGTTTCGGCCGCTGGAGGAGTTAAAGAAGGACATGGCAGAGCTGGACATgctgatggaaacagatatcCAGGTTATTAGGAGATTGCTGTCTACATACAACAGCACAAACAGTACTGTGGAGGACAAGGTTGCTGCCCTGTTGGACCTGGAGTACCTCGTTCATCAG gtgGATAACGCCCAGAACTTGGTGCAAATGGGAGGACTGAGGTTGGTGATTGATGCTTTGAACAGTACGGATGTTCGGCTACAGGAGAGTTCTGCATTTGTGTTGGGGTCCGCGGTTTCCAG CAACCCCACCGTGCAGGTGGAGGCAGTGGAAGGTGGAGCGCTACAGAAACTGCTGACCTTGCTCGCCACTCCACGACCTTTGGGAGTcaaaaaaaag GTGCTGTTTGCTTTGGCGTCCTTGCTACGGCACTTCCCCTTTGCTCAGAGCCGTTTTGTGAACCGGGGGGGTGTCCAGGTGCTGGCCGAGCTCTTCCAGGTGACTGGGGCTGAAGCTCTTCGTCTGAGAATCATCACCGTGCTCTATGACCTGATTGTAGAAAAG GAGCTGATCTCACAGGCTGGTTTGGACTACATTCCAGATTCTTCTCACCAAGAGAAACTGAGACAGTATGctcaggtctctctctcccccctgctGGCCGAGCAAGGCTGGTGCAGCCTGGTGCCAGAGCTCTTGGACTCTGAGGAGCATGACTGGAGGGAGAAGGCTTTGCGTACTTTGTTAGCCATGATGCCGCACTGCCGAGCGCAGTACCAGCAGAACCCTTCTCTGAGCCGGACCCTCAGTGACCTGCAGAGACAGTACCAGGAACTGGCACTCAGTGAGCAGGAACTCGGCGAGGAGGACGGCTACTTTGGCGAGATTCTGGCTTTGCTTGACTCTGCAGTCTCAAAAATGCAACAAGCGTAG
- the csnk1a1 gene encoding casein kinase I isoform X4: MASSSGSKAEFIVGGKYKLVRKIGSGSFGDIYLAINITNGEEVAVKLESQKARHPQLLYESKLYKILQGGVGIPHIRWYGQEKDYNVLVMDLLGPSLEDLFNFCSRRFTMKTVLMLADQMISRIEYVHTKNFIHRDIKPDNFLMGIGRHCNKLFLIDFGLAKKYRDNRTRQHIPYREDKNLTGTARYASINAHLGIEQSRRDDMESLGYVLMYFNRTSLPWQGLKAATKKQKYEKISEKKMSTPVEVLCKGFPAEFAMYLNYCRGLRFEEAPDYMYLRQLFRILFRTLNHQYDYTFDWTMLKQKAAQQAASSGGQGQQAQTPTGKQTDKPKSNIKGF, encoded by the exons ATGGCAAGCAGCAGCGGCTCTAAAGCCGAATTTATAGTCGGTGGGAAATACAAGCTTGTTCGAAAAATTGGATCTGGATCCTTTGGTGACATATATTTGGCAATCAACATCACAAATGGAGAG GAGGTAGCTGTAAAATTGGAATCGCAGAAAGCAAGACATCCTCAGCTGTTATATGAAAGCAAATTGTACAAAATTCTTCAAGGGGGAGTCGGGATTCCACACATCAG GTGGTATGGCCAAGAAAAGGATTACAACGTCCTAGTAATGGATCTGCTGGGCCCCAGTCTGGAGGACCTCTTTAACTTCTGCTCCCGCAGATTTacaatgaaaactgttttaatgcTTGCAGATCAG atGATCAGCAGAATCGAGTATGTGCACACAAAAAATTTCATCCACAGAGATATCAAGCCAGACAACTTTTTAATGGGCATTGGACGACACTGTAACAAG tTGTTCCTCATTGACTTCGGTCTGGCCAAAAAGTACCGGGACAACAGGACAAGACAGCACATACCttacagagaagacaaaaacctGACGGGGACAGCTCGCTATGCCAGCATCAACGCACATCTGGGCATTGAACAGAG TCGTCGGGACGACATGGAGTCTCTAGGATATGTGCTCATGTATTTCAACAGAACCAGTCTGCCTTGGCAGGGACTGAAG GCCgcaacaaagaaacagaagtaCGAGAAGATCAGCGAGAAAAAGATGTCGACCCCGGTGGAAGTGCTGTGCAAG GGCTTCCCGGCGGAGTTTGCCATGTATCTGAATTACTGCCGTGGGCTGCGGTTTGAGGAGGCGCCTGACTACATGTACCTGCGTCAGCTCTTCCGCATTCTCTTCAG gaCTCTGAACCACCAGTACGACTACACGTTCGACTGGACCATGCTGAAGCAGAAAGCGGCCCAACAGGCTGCCTCCTCAGGGGGACAAGGGCAGCAGGCACAGACCCCCACAGGCAAGCAAACTGACAAACCCAAGAGTAACATAAAAG gTTTCTAA